In Candidatus Flexicrinis affinis, the following are encoded in one genomic region:
- the recA gene encoding recombinase RecA has protein sequence MAPRRKAKQDDGDLFDGADGAPVEEGKRKALESALSDLTKRFGDGTIVALGEATHMVVDTIPTGSLTLDIAVGVGGVPRGRITEIYGPESSGKTTLCLHVVAEAQKRGGLAAFVDMEHALDPTYAARIGVDLNRLYVSQPDTGEQALEITETLVRSGAFDIIVIDSVAALVPRAEIEGEMGDSHVGLQARLMSQALRKLAGAIKQSNVSVMFTNQIREKVGIIYGSPETQPGGRALKFYATVRLDIRRVQAIKVAGETIGNRTKVRVTKNKVAAPFREAEFDIMFTADEAGISKTGEIVDLGVDLGIIDKRGAFFRYGELMLGQGRENAKVFLRENPQTASDIEAQIRASNVRLAVGGDE, from the coding sequence ATGGCACCTCGGCGCAAGGCAAAGCAGGACGACGGCGATCTGTTTGACGGCGCCGACGGCGCACCGGTCGAAGAAGGCAAGCGCAAGGCGCTCGAAAGCGCGCTTTCCGACTTGACCAAGCGGTTCGGCGACGGCACGATCGTCGCGCTCGGCGAGGCGACGCACATGGTCGTCGACACCATCCCGACCGGGTCGCTCACGCTGGACATTGCGGTCGGCGTCGGCGGGGTGCCGCGCGGGCGCATCACTGAGATTTACGGGCCGGAGTCGTCGGGCAAGACGACCCTCTGCTTGCACGTGGTGGCCGAAGCGCAGAAGCGCGGTGGCCTGGCGGCGTTCGTCGACATGGAGCACGCGCTCGACCCGACCTATGCGGCGCGTATCGGCGTCGACCTCAATCGCCTGTACGTCAGCCAGCCCGATACCGGCGAGCAGGCGTTGGAGATCACCGAGACGCTGGTGCGGTCCGGCGCGTTCGACATCATCGTGATCGACTCGGTCGCGGCACTGGTCCCGCGCGCGGAAATCGAAGGCGAGATGGGCGACAGCCACGTCGGTCTGCAAGCTCGTCTGATGAGCCAAGCCCTGCGCAAGCTGGCCGGCGCGATCAAGCAGAGCAACGTGTCGGTCATGTTCACCAACCAGATTCGCGAGAAGGTCGGCATTATCTACGGCAGTCCAGAGACTCAGCCGGGCGGGCGCGCGCTCAAGTTCTATGCGACCGTGCGCCTCGACATCCGCCGTGTGCAAGCGATCAAGGTCGCCGGCGAAACGATTGGCAACCGCACCAAGGTGCGCGTGACCAAGAACAAGGTGGCCGCGCCGTTCCGCGAGGCGGAATTCGACATCATGTTCACAGCCGACGAGGCCGGCATCAGCAAGACCGGCGAGATCGTCGACTTAGGGGTGGACCTCGGTATCATCGACAAGCGTGGCGCGTTCTTCCGCTATGGCGAGTTGATGTTGGGGCAAGGGCGCGAGAACGCGAAGGTGTTCCTGCGCGAAAACCCGCAGACGGCCAGCGACATCGAGGCGCAGATCCGGGCCAGCAACGTACGGTTGGCGGTCGGCGGAGACGAGTAG
- a CDS encoding bifunctional 4-hydroxy-2-oxoglutarate aldolase/2-dehydro-3-deoxy-phosphogluconate aldolase → MTDMSIITSTGIIAIVRGDHAAQVHAIASALHEGGVRAVEVTMNSPGALDMIAGLARQWQGRMLVGAGTVLTVEQFDAAVGAGAQFVVMPDTFPPVIERARQRGIEPIPGAYTATEVRTAVRAGARYVKLFPAMPAGPKYLAQLRAPLDDVHFVPTGGIDDPNLADFVRAGAVAFGIGSTLVSRRFDGSPAQIDYLRDTAQLLVSLFAQARRG, encoded by the coding sequence ATGACCGATATGTCGATCATCACGTCGACCGGCATCATCGCCATCGTACGCGGCGATCACGCGGCACAGGTCCACGCGATCGCGTCCGCGCTGCACGAAGGCGGTGTCCGCGCGGTCGAGGTCACGATGAACTCGCCGGGCGCGCTCGACATGATCGCCGGACTGGCGCGTCAGTGGCAGGGACGCATGCTGGTCGGCGCCGGCACCGTGCTGACCGTCGAGCAGTTCGACGCAGCGGTCGGGGCCGGAGCACAGTTCGTGGTGATGCCGGACACGTTCCCGCCGGTGATCGAACGCGCGCGCCAGCGGGGCATCGAGCCGATCCCCGGCGCGTATACGGCCACCGAGGTGCGCACGGCCGTTCGAGCAGGGGCGCGCTACGTCAAGCTGTTCCCCGCGATGCCGGCCGGCCCGAAGTACCTCGCGCAGCTTCGCGCGCCGCTGGACGACGTACATTTCGTCCCCACCGGCGGCATCGACGATCCGAACCTCGCGGATTTCGTGCGCGCCGGGGCGGTCGCGTTCGGCATCGGCAGCACGCTGGTCTCGCGCCGGTTCGACGGCTCGCCCGCGCAAATCGACTATCTGCGCGACACCGCCCAACTGCTCGTCAGCCTGTTCGCTCAGGCGCGCCGGGGGTAG
- a CDS encoding sugar kinase: protein MNEPRRFDVVTLGETMLRIVPPPPLRLGQAETLAISFGGAESTVAANLAWLGHRAAWFSRVPDNPLGHQLVRTMRGYGVDCDAVAFDPKARLGLYFVELGPSPRGIQVWYDRKHSAASLMRPEDVPAGWIEQARWLHLTGITPALSDTCAQTVRAALDRARAAGLTVSFDVNYRALLWPPQTAGAALEPLCKAADITFVARRDADALFGVKGELGDVAHILHDRWGGTVIVTSGEQGAAAYDGTTAHHVDAVPTTIIDRLGAGDAFTSGVIDQLRAGAPLETALRFAAALAALKLSLAGDIAFVTRAEVERVMRDQSALLRR from the coding sequence ATGAACGAACCACGCCGCTTCGATGTCGTGACACTGGGCGAGACCATGCTGCGGATCGTTCCGCCGCCGCCGCTGCGCCTCGGTCAGGCCGAAACGCTGGCGATCAGCTTCGGCGGCGCCGAGTCGACCGTGGCGGCCAACCTCGCGTGGCTCGGCCATCGTGCGGCGTGGTTCTCGCGCGTGCCGGACAACCCGCTCGGACATCAACTCGTGCGCACCATGCGCGGCTACGGCGTCGACTGCGACGCCGTCGCGTTCGATCCGAAGGCGCGGCTTGGGCTCTATTTCGTGGAGCTGGGGCCGTCACCGCGCGGGATTCAGGTCTGGTACGACCGCAAGCACTCGGCCGCCAGCCTGATGCGCCCCGAGGACGTCCCGGCCGGATGGATCGAGCAGGCGCGCTGGCTGCATCTCACTGGCATTACGCCGGCGTTGAGCGACACGTGTGCGCAGACCGTACGCGCCGCGCTCGACCGCGCGCGCGCTGCCGGCCTGACAGTCTCGTTCGACGTCAACTATCGCGCGCTGCTGTGGCCGCCGCAGACCGCCGGCGCGGCCCTCGAACCGTTGTGCAAAGCTGCCGACATCACGTTCGTCGCCCGCCGTGACGCCGATGCGCTGTTTGGCGTCAAAGGCGAGTTGGGCGATGTCGCGCACATACTGCACGACCGCTGGGGCGGTACGGTGATCGTGACGTCCGGCGAGCAGGGTGCGGCGGCGTATGACGGTACGACGGCGCATCATGTCGACGCCGTGCCGACCACGATCATCGACCGCCTAGGCGCAGGTGACGCTTTCACGTCCGGCGTGATCGACCAACTGCGGGCCGGCGCACCGCTGGAGACCGCCCTGCGTTTTGCCGCCGCGCTCGCCGCGCTAAAATTGTCGCTGGCCGGCGATATCGCCTTCGTCACCCGCGCCGAGGTCGAGCGCGTCATGCGCGATCAGTCCGCGCTGCTTCGGCGGTGA